The genomic DNA AGTAATCGATCTCACGTCTTTTTAGATTAGCATAAGACTTCTGCCTATTAGAAGCTACCTTCAGTCGATCCCTAATCAGTCGAAACTTATATTCAGTCTTGAAAACCAACTCTGAAACCAGAACTCGTCGCTCACGCAACTCAGTCCAGCATAAAGGAGTGCGACAATTACGACCATAAAGTgactcgtaaggtgccatctgtatactagacttGTAACTATTATTGTAAACGAACTCTGCCAATGAAaaatactcctcccaactaccttggaagtCAATCACACAGCTCTTaaacatatcctctagtatctaaatcaccctcttagattgaccatgtgtctgaggatggaaagcagtactgaagtccaaccttgtacccagagcTCTATGTAGCTTCTTCTAGAACCGAGATGTGAAGCCTGGATCCCTATTAGATATGATCGAAATtggtaccccatgtagtctcactatctcaAACACATATAGTTTAGCTAGCTTCTGCAGTAAGTAGTCAGtatgaactggtatgaaatgggcagacttggcCAATTGATCCACGATGATCCATACAGAATCCTTCTTAATGGGTATGAGGAGTAACCCACTAACAAAGCCCATAGTCACTCGCTTCCACTTCTAAAGTGGGATCTTAACCGGCTGCAACAAACCCCAAGGTAACTGATGCGCAGCCTTAACCTGCTAGTAAGTCAGACATTTACCCACAAAATCGGTAACCTCTTGTTTAATTCCTGGCCACTagtataactcacgaaggtctaggtacatcttatttccaccaggatgcatagcataagggctactaggCGC from Gossypium arboreum isolate Shixiya-1 chromosome 9, ASM2569848v2, whole genome shotgun sequence includes the following:
- the LOC108455169 gene encoding uncharacterized protein LOC108455169 — translated: MFKSCVIDFQGSWEEYFSLAEFVYNNSYKSSIQMAPYESLYGRNCRTPLCWTELRERRVLVSELVFKTEYKFRLIRDRLKVASNRQKSYANLKRREIDYFVGDFAFLKVSPWKKLELPLELDRIHDAFHVSMLRRYCSDPMHVVKVWPDLTFEEEPIQILDRDVKILRRKSIPLVNVLLCNHSTKEATWEPEDAMR